In a genomic window of Pelodiscus sinensis isolate JC-2024 chromosome 32, ASM4963464v1, whole genome shotgun sequence:
- the LOC142823256 gene encoding uncharacterized protein LOC142823256, with amino-acid sequence MGEAEQQRGGGGRSATWQWPPGLWQDSGPPGPFCLYPPPPRSLGTPRLVPFARALGRWLPRPGFRSAWDCGLTLGSRSRSWLCDGDGSSVGLGRPFAGCAAVRWPLRSSVPPAEGSRCPGQGLRGSRSPPPSRLLLRRLSPGCLPREGKCRPPLALPAPSPLSQHARGVPLPLASRPLLLLGPAAFLARRACVCAPPLPSLGAFPWTPLPRAARRFSGGGAVSARNFFPVTGAQRKPRQIDRSDTDQSGKLVYSGCRASAAGDENEIDRSETDQSGRSTYSGCRASAAEDLRSKAGVRGGCRPSAAEPSEEPGLQSQRSRSGAGPRKQEQLSL; translated from the exons ATGGGAGAAGCGGagcagcagaggggggggggcgggaggtcaGCCACGTGGCAATGGCCGCCGGGGCTGTGGCAAGAttcgggcccccccggccccttttgcctctaccccccccccccccgcagtctcgGCACCCCGAGGCTGGTGCCCTTTGCTCGGGCCCTGGGTCGTTGGCTGCCCCGCCCGGGCTTCCGCTCAGCCTGGGACTGCGGGCTGACCCTCGGCTCCCGATCCCGCTCATGGCTCTGCGACGGGGACGGGTCCTCCGTCGGGCTCGGCCGTCCGTTCGCTGGGTGTGCGGCCGTCCGCTGGCCGCTCCGTTCCTCGGTGCCCCCGGCCGAGGGGTCCCGATGCCccgggcaagggctgcgcgggtcccGCTCCCCGCCTCCGTCCCGCTTGCTCCTCCGGcgtctctcccctggctgcctgccaAGAGAAGGTAAGTGCCGGCCGCCTCTGGCCCTTCCGGCCCCTTCCCCTTTGAGCCagcacgcacggggcgtgccgctccCCCTGGCGTCtcggcccctcctcctcctgggtcctgctgcCTTCCTCGCCCGCCGCGCCTGCGTCTGtgcgccccctctcccctccctgggggctTTCCCCTGGACTCCGCTCCCccgcgccgctcggcgcttctccgggggaggggctgtcagcgCGCGGaatttcttccccgtcacagggGCACAGAGAAAGCCGAGACAAATAGACAGGAGTGACACTGACCAGAGCGGAAAGTTGGTTTACTCCGGTTGCAGAGCCAGCGCAGCGGGGGATGAGAATGAAATAGacagaagtgaaactgaccagagtggAAG GTCAACTTACTCGGGTTGCAGAGCCAGCGCAGCGGAGGATCTCAGGAGCAAGGCAGGAGTCCGAGGGGGATGCAGACCCAGCGCAGCGGAGCCTAGCGAGGAGCCTGGATTGCAGAGTCAGCGCAGCAGGTCCGGTGCAGGtcccaggaagcaggagcagcTGTCCCTTTAA